CCCGCCCAGCTTTCCGGCGGGCAGAAGCAGCGCGTGGCCATTGCCCGCTGCCTGGTGCTGGAGCCCGCCGTGCTGCTGCTGGACGAACCGCTGGGCGCGCTGGACCTGAAGCTGCGCGAGCAGATGAAGGTGGAACTGAAGACGTTGCAGGCCGAGGTGGGCACCACCTTCGTGTACATCACCCACGACCAGTCCGAGGCGCTGGTCATGTCCGACCACGTGGCGGTCATGAACGCCGGGCGCTTCGAGCAGGTGGACACCCCGCGCAACCTGTACCGCCGCCCGGCATCGGCCTTCGTGGCCGGGTTCGTGGGCGAGACCAATGTCTGGTCGGGCACGCTCGAGGAAGCCACCGGCGATGCGGGGCTGGTGCGCACCGACGAGGGCGCGGTGTTTCGCGCCCGCGTGGCCGCCGGGCTTGCGAAGGGTGCGCGGGTGGACATGTTCATCCGGCCAGAGGCAGTGCTGATCGACCCCGACGGCGCGTCGTGCGCGACTGATGGCGCGACTGGTGACGGGGCGGGCGACGGCGGCGACGCCCCCCTGCCGGTGCGCGGGGCCTGCGCCAATCGCGTGCAGGTGCAGGTGCAGGCCATCCTGTTCGACGGCGCGGCCAGCCGCCTGCTGACCCATCCGGAAGGATCGCGCCGCGAGGTCATGGTGGCCCTGCCCCAGAACCGCCTGTACGACCACATCAAGCCCGGCGACCGCATCACCGTGGGCTGGGACGACCGCGCAGGCATCTGCTTCGCGGCGGGGAGCGGACGATGAACGCCGCACCGCATGCCGCGCCCGGCCCTTCCGCACCGCTGAAATCCGGGCCGGGAATGCGCCTGACCCTGGCGCTGTTCCTGACCCCGGTGGTGCTGTGGCTGGGGCTGCTCATCGTGTTGCCCCACCTCGACCTGCTGATAATGTCCTTCCGCATGGACCCGGCCTTCGGCGACGAGGGCTGGAGCCTCGAGAACTACCACCAGTTCTTCGCGGAACCCATCTACTGGCTCACCTTCGTGCGCACCGCCGGGTATTCGGTGCTGGTCACCCTGCTGACCTTTCTGGTGTCCCTGCCCGTGGCTTTCTACGTGACCAAGGTGGTGGCGCGGAACACCTCGCGCTTTCTGCTGACCATGCTGCTGCTACCGTTCTGGGTCAGCGAACTGGTGCGGGTGTACGGCTGGATGATTTTGCTGCGCGAAAGCGGCGTGCTGAACCACTGGCTGACGGCGCTGGGCATCACCGGCGCACCCGTGGAGATGCTGTACAACGACGCCACCATGATCATGGGGCTGGTGTACACCTCCATGCTGTTCATGGTGGTGCCGCTGGTGTCGGTGCTGGAAAGCCTGGACGACAGCCTCATCGAGGCCGCCTGCGACCTTGGGGCCGGGCCGTGGACCATCATGCGCACCATCGTGGTGCCGCACTGCATGCCGGGCATCATGTCCGGGGCCATCGTGGTGTTCATGCTCACCCTCGGCAACTACCTGACGCCCAACCTGATGGGCGGCAAGAATTCGCTGTGGTTCACCGAGCAGATATACAACCAGTTCATCGCCAGCTTCAACTGGAACCAGGGCGCGGCCTTCGGCTTTCTGCTGCTGGCGCTGTCGTCGTGCATCATCTGGCTGGGGCTGCGGCTGACCGGCCAGAAACTGAGCAGGGTAGTGCAATGATCCGCTCGCTGCCGCGCTCGCGCGGCTACACCATGGGCTACGGCCTGTACGTCACGCTGTACTTCGTCTTTCTGTTCGCGCCGCTGGCTGTCACCTGCGTGCTGGCCTTCAACGATTCGCAATTTCCCTCGCTGCCGTGGAAGGGCTTCACGCTGGACTGGTTTCTGGCCGACCTGCCCGCGCGCACCGGCATCTTTCACGACCGGGGCAACCTTTCGTCCATCTTCACCAGCGCCCAGACCGCCATCCTGGTGTCCGCGCTGGCCACGCTGGTGGGCACCTGCGCCGCCTTCCTGTTCGAGCAGGAGGAGTTTCCGCTCAAGGGCGCGTTGTACTTCCTGATGCTGGCCCCGCTGGTGGTGCCGGGCGTCATCCTGGGCATTTCCATCCTGATTGCCGCCACCACCGCGGGCACCTTCATGGAAGACGTGCTGGGCATCGACGTGGGCATCCTGCGCCCCGGCTTCTGGCTGGTGGTGCTGGGGCAGTTTTCGTTCATCACCACCTTCGTCACCCTGGTGGTGTCCGCCCGGCTGAAAAAGTTCGACCGCACCCTGGAAGAGGCCGCGCTGAACCTTGGCGCCACCCGGCTGGAGGTGATCCGCTACATCACCCTGCCGTTCCTGCGCACGGCCATCATCGGCGCGGGCGCGGTGGCCTTCC
This genomic window from Nitratidesulfovibrio sp. SRB-5 contains:
- a CDS encoding ABC transporter ATP-binding protein; this translates as MPTEISPVASSDASPVASPVASPVASPSASTDLSVTRLVKRFEKFTAVNDVSFEVEQGRFFSILGPSGCGKTTLLRMIAGFESPDSGVIAIRGRDMAGIAPNRRPVNLIFQHLALFPMMSVAENVAFGLKRRGMAGGEITRRVQDVLERVGLPGYGVKMPAQLSGGQKQRVAIARCLVLEPAVLLLDEPLGALDLKLREQMKVELKTLQAEVGTTFVYITHDQSEALVMSDHVAVMNAGRFEQVDTPRNLYRRPASAFVAGFVGETNVWSGTLEEATGDAGLVRTDEGAVFRARVAAGLAKGARVDMFIRPEAVLIDPDGASCATDGATGDGAGDGGDAPLPVRGACANRVQVQVQAILFDGAASRLLTHPEGSRREVMVALPQNRLYDHIKPGDRITVGWDDRAGICFAAGSGR
- a CDS encoding ABC transporter permease, whose protein sequence is MRLTLALFLTPVVLWLGLLIVLPHLDLLIMSFRMDPAFGDEGWSLENYHQFFAEPIYWLTFVRTAGYSVLVTLLTFLVSLPVAFYVTKVVARNTSRFLLTMLLLPFWVSELVRVYGWMILLRESGVLNHWLTALGITGAPVEMLYNDATMIMGLVYTSMLFMVVPLVSVLESLDDSLIEAACDLGAGPWTIMRTIVVPHCMPGIMSGAIVVFMLTLGNYLTPNLMGGKNSLWFTEQIYNQFIASFNWNQGAAFGFLLLALSSCIIWLGLRLTGQKLSRVVQ
- a CDS encoding ABC transporter permease encodes the protein MIRSLPRSRGYTMGYGLYVTLYFVFLFAPLAVTCVLAFNDSQFPSLPWKGFTLDWFLADLPARTGIFHDRGNLSSIFTSAQTAILVSALATLVGTCAAFLFEQEEFPLKGALYFLMLAPLVVPGVILGISILIAATTAGTFMEDVLGIDVGILRPGFWLVVLGQFSFITTFVTLVVSARLKKFDRTLEEAALNLGATRLEVIRYITLPFLRTAIIGAGAVAFLMSFENFNTTLFLVGSEPTLPINLYLQVRDGSTPVINAISFLLIVGTSLVACVNLYAGRKTEAS